TGGTTTGAATTATAATTTGAAAGGCTTTGTAAAGGAGAGAAAATTTGGATCCGCGAAGGATCCAAACCTCAGAGATTTACGGAAGAGCTAATCCAAAACAAGAGCGCTTTGGAGGAAGAGGGATTGAAAATTTCTTGTAGATCTTGTGCGAGAAAAACAGCCGTGTCACCCGGAAAAAGCAGATTCTTCTTTCCTGCGAAAACGAGTCCGATCTCGCCTTGCACAAGAGAGACTGTCTGCGATTTTTGTTTTTGAAACCAGATCGGCAGAGGAAAACTTCCCTGAGACAATTCCACTTCCAAAAACTCGAGATGATTTTCTGAGTCCTTATACAAAACCCGAGCGCTCAACTTTTCTCTGTGCAGCGTCAGAATCTTAGATTCTTCCTTTCTAAAAAGCTTTGGGCCGTGCATCGAAACGTCGGGCAAAAACTCCGCGACCTGAGTCCGTAACGCCTTGGATAATTTCCAAAGAATCGCGATGCTCGGAGTTGTCTTTCCTGTCTCGATCAAACCCAACATCCCACGACTGACCTGAGCGATTTGTGCAACCTTCTCCATAGAAAGCCCCAGTTCCAATCTTCGTTTTCGAATCTTATCTCCCAGGAAACTGGTCAGAAAATCATCCGGAGCTTTTTCCGGAGGAGCTACGTCTGAATTGTCTACACTGCGGGCCATAATTGTTTGCAAAGGAATCCACCTCTCTTCTCGTTTCTATCGATCACGCTTTAAAATTTCGCTTCGCCTCAGCCTTAAAAAAATCCCGGTTCATCCCGGGATAGAAAAGGGTCTTTTTCAGAGAAAGTTAGA
This is a stretch of genomic DNA from Leptospira tipperaryensis. It encodes these proteins:
- a CDS encoding helix-turn-helix domain-containing protein; its protein translation is MARSVDNSDVAPPEKAPDDFLTSFLGDKIRKRRLELGLSMEKVAQIAQVSRGMLGLIETGKTTPSIAILWKLSKALRTQVAEFLPDVSMHGPKLFRKEESKILTLHREKLSARVLYKDSENHLEFLEVELSQGSFPLPIWFQKQKSQTVSLVQGEIGLVFAGKKNLLFPGDTAVFLAQDLQEIFNPSSSKALLFWISSSVNL